The following proteins are encoded in a genomic region of Pseudodesulfovibrio mercurii:
- the phnF gene encoding phosphonate metabolism transcriptional regulator PhnF: MSGLHYPADDADRRFSLDRNLRSPLWRQIAAALEREILRGRFLRGDQLPAESTLAKWYGVNRHTVRRALSHLQERDLVRSEKGRGTFVSEHVVEYMVSRRTRFSDNLNRLNRSHGGVLIGHAVVEAGEAVSRALQIRPEAQVSRLEILREAEGRPLSLTTHYFPRPRFAGIHETFRETGSITRCLDAHGVADYFREETRILTRQPTTEEARLLGLTRHRPVLETKSVNVDELGVPVDFGITRYGGDKIELVIKTFLD; encoded by the coding sequence ATGAGCGGACTGCATTACCCTGCCGACGACGCCGACCGGCGATTTTCCCTGGACCGCAACCTCCGCTCCCCCCTGTGGCGGCAGATCGCGGCGGCCCTGGAGCGGGAGATTCTGCGGGGCCGCTTCCTCCGGGGCGACCAACTGCCCGCCGAGAGCACCCTGGCCAAGTGGTACGGCGTCAACCGGCACACGGTCCGCCGCGCCCTGTCCCACCTCCAGGAACGCGATTTGGTCCGGTCCGAGAAAGGCAGGGGCACCTTTGTCAGCGAGCACGTGGTCGAGTACATGGTCTCGCGGCGCACGCGGTTCAGCGACAACCTGAACCGGCTGAACCGCTCCCACGGCGGCGTGCTCATCGGCCATGCCGTGGTGGAGGCCGGGGAGGCCGTGTCCAGGGCCCTCCAGATACGACCCGAAGCCCAGGTCTCCAGGCTCGAAATCCTGCGCGAGGCCGAGGGCCGCCCCCTGTCTCTGACCACCCACTACTTCCCCAGGCCGCGCTTCGCCGGAATCCACGAGACCTTCCGTGAAACCGGCTCCATCACCCGCTGCCTCGACGCCCACGGCGTGGCCGACTACTTCCGCGAGGAGACCCGCATCCTGACCCGCCAGCCGACCACGGAGGAGGCCCGGCTCCTCGGCCTGACCCGGCACCGCCCGGTGCTGGAGACCAAATCGGTCAACGTGGACGAGCTGGGCGTGCCCGTGGACTTCGGCATCACCCGCTACGGCGGCGACAAGATCGAACTGGTCATCAAGACCTTCCTGGACTGA
- the cysC gene encoding adenylyl-sulfate kinase → MQYTDSLPAHNAENLLVHFRRVELLKERATEFKSVNLNPRQLCDLEMLLNRAFYPLDGYLGRKDYESVLESMRLSDGTLWPLPLCLGVSAEFAASLTPGESVAVRDAEGFMLAVLTVSEVWKPDLAAEAAAIRGEGALPGPEDGCSCGLAEPWYIGGRVEGVSFPQRYDFTEIRLTPAEVQRSFVQKGWRKVLAVQAGRPLHKADRAMLEEIARDQGASLLLSPLLKPSMYFSVSHFSLVRSFQQFTETFPRSMAKLNLTPWFERHMGPRGALLRAIVNKNYGCTHMLVWDAAKAEPRQNALSEEYEAHIRWLMDHAADTGITPVAEHCMALDRASGQYVRSDTGGLCANDHDAVVDLLSRGEPVPDWMSFPGVLKELSRTYKPRREQGFTLFFTGLSGAGKSTLAKVLFVKLLELNSRPVSLLDGDIVRTNLSSELSFSKEHRNLNVTRIGFVASEIVKNGGVAICAPIAPYAESRRHARAAVEEYGGFIEIHVSTPLAVCEQRDRKGIYAKARAGIIKGLTGVDDPYIEPENPELRIDTSELTPNEAAHEVLLYLSEHKYL, encoded by the coding sequence ATGCAGTATACCGATTCCCTGCCCGCGCACAACGCGGAGAACCTGCTGGTCCATTTCCGCCGGGTGGAGCTCCTCAAGGAGCGGGCCACCGAGTTCAAGTCCGTCAACCTGAATCCCCGCCAGCTCTGCGACCTGGAGATGCTCCTCAACCGGGCCTTCTACCCCCTGGACGGCTACCTCGGCCGGAAGGACTACGAGTCGGTCCTGGAGAGCATGCGCCTGAGCGACGGGACCCTGTGGCCCCTGCCCCTGTGCCTGGGCGTGAGCGCGGAGTTCGCCGCGAGCCTGACGCCGGGCGAGAGCGTGGCCGTGCGCGACGCCGAGGGGTTTATGCTCGCCGTGCTGACCGTGTCCGAGGTCTGGAAGCCGGACCTTGCGGCCGAGGCCGCGGCCATCCGGGGCGAGGGCGCGCTGCCCGGACCGGAGGACGGCTGCTCCTGCGGCCTGGCCGAACCGTGGTACATCGGCGGCCGGGTGGAGGGCGTGTCCTTCCCCCAGCGCTACGACTTCACCGAGATCCGCCTGACCCCGGCCGAGGTCCAGCGATCCTTCGTCCAGAAGGGATGGCGCAAGGTCCTGGCCGTGCAGGCGGGCAGGCCGCTGCACAAGGCGGACCGGGCCATGCTCGAGGAGATCGCCCGGGACCAGGGGGCCAGCCTGCTGCTCTCGCCCCTGCTCAAGCCGTCCATGTATTTCAGCGTGTCCCACTTCAGCCTGGTGCGCAGCTTCCAGCAGTTCACCGAGACCTTTCCCCGGAGCATGGCCAAGCTGAACCTGACCCCGTGGTTCGAGCGCCACATGGGTCCGCGGGGCGCGCTGCTCCGGGCCATCGTCAACAAGAACTACGGCTGCACCCACATGCTCGTCTGGGACGCCGCCAAGGCCGAGCCGAGGCAGAACGCCCTGTCCGAGGAGTACGAGGCGCACATCCGCTGGCTCATGGACCATGCGGCGGACACCGGCATCACCCCGGTGGCCGAGCACTGCATGGCCCTGGACCGGGCCTCGGGCCAATACGTGCGCTCGGACACGGGCGGGCTGTGCGCCAACGACCACGACGCGGTGGTGGACCTGCTCTCGCGCGGCGAGCCCGTGCCGGACTGGATGTCCTTCCCCGGCGTGCTCAAGGAGCTGTCGCGCACGTACAAGCCGCGCCGGGAGCAGGGGTTCACCCTGTTCTTCACCGGCCTGTCCGGGGCGGGCAAGTCCACCCTGGCCAAGGTCCTGTTCGTCAAGCTCCTGGAGCTGAACAGCCGCCCCGTGTCCCTGCTCGACGGCGACATCGTGCGCACCAACCTGTCCAGCGAGCTGTCCTTCAGCAAGGAGCACCGCAACCTGAACGTGACCCGCATCGGCTTCGTGGCCAGCGAGATCGTCAAGAACGGCGGGGTGGCCATCTGCGCGCCCATCGCGCCCTACGCCGAGTCCCGGCGGCACGCCAGGGCGGCGGTGGAGGAGTACGGCGGGTTCATCGAGATCCACGTCAGCACGCCGCTGGCCGTCTGCGAGCAGCGCGACCGCAAGGGCATCTACGCCAAGGCCAGGGCGGGCATCATCAAGGGGCTGACCGGCGTGGACGACCCGTACATCGAGCCCGAGAACCCGGAGCTGCGCATCGACACCTCGGAGCTGACCCCCAACGAGGCGGCCCACGAGGTCCTGCTCTACCTGAGCGAGCACAAGTACCTCTGA
- a CDS encoding Fur family transcriptional regulator, giving the protein MKTPQEVFAEYLAAENLKMTPQRRVILDTLLRKNDHLSSEELYALVKKRDASIGQATVYRTLKLLSDSGLIEPLDFADGVTRYEPCYGKDHHDHLICENCGKNIEIVDEVIERRQEQLAREHGFTLLRHKMYLYGLCPECRKK; this is encoded by the coding sequence ATGAAAACCCCGCAAGAAGTCTTTGCCGAATACCTGGCCGCCGAGAACCTGAAGATGACCCCCCAGCGGCGGGTCATCCTCGATACCCTGCTCAGGAAGAATGACCACCTCTCCTCCGAGGAGCTCTACGCCCTGGTCAAGAAACGGGACGCCTCCATCGGCCAGGCCACGGTCTACCGAACCCTCAAGCTGCTCAGCGACTCCGGGCTGATCGAGCCCCTGGACTTCGCCGACGGCGTGACCCGCTACGAGCCCTGCTACGGCAAGGACCACCACGATCACCTCATCTGCGAGAACTGCGGCAAGAACATCGAGATCGTGGACGAGGTCATCGAGCGCCGCCAGGAGCAGCTGGCCAGGGAGCACGGCTTCACCCTCCTGCGCCACAAGATGTATCTCTACGGCCTGTGCCCGGAGTGCCGCAAGAAATAG
- a CDS encoding ATP-binding protein has translation MHKINPDECQFCGACQSVCPSDAIIHPEGKNYYEITEDCIDCGSCEAECGFNAISEEE, from the coding sequence ATGCATAAGATCAATCCCGATGAATGTCAGTTCTGCGGCGCCTGCCAGAGCGTCTGTCCTTCCGACGCCATCATCCACCCCGAGGGCAAAAACTACTACGAGATCACCGAAGACTGCATCGACTGCGGCTCCTGCGAAGCCGAATGCGGCTTCAACGCGATCAGCGAAGAGGAGTAG
- a CDS encoding efflux RND transporter periplasmic adaptor subunit — translation MKWLYKAAAVLVLVGLGVGVKLYFFPASAPMQYLTSPVTRGDVQETVLATGTLTAFKQVSVGAQASGQVNSLKVELGDAVKEGDLIAEIDAQSQENALRIAEADLEKIKAERAAKVATLQQAQSEYTRQQKMLKSKATSRQDYEDAQATLAETRADIASLDAQIVAAAIDVDTARVDLGYTKITAPMDGVVVAVVTKEGQTVNAAQSTPTIVKLAQLDTMTVESEVSEADVVHVKPGQKVYFTILGEPDNKYEATLRSIEPAPSSILTDDDGTTTSSSDEAIYYNALFDVANPDHKLRISMTAEVTIVLDEARNVLLIPESALGDKDKQGHYSVRVLTQDNRAEVRGVRTGLSDSVNIQVLDGLTEGDLVILGEADADTVVSQSSRRHGPMGF, via the coding sequence ATGAAATGGTTATACAAGGCGGCCGCCGTTCTCGTCCTCGTCGGGCTGGGCGTGGGCGTCAAGCTGTACTTCTTTCCCGCATCGGCGCCCATGCAGTATCTGACCTCGCCCGTGACCCGGGGCGACGTCCAGGAGACGGTCCTGGCCACCGGGACCCTGACGGCCTTCAAGCAGGTCAGCGTGGGCGCCCAGGCCTCGGGCCAGGTCAACTCCCTCAAGGTGGAGCTGGGCGACGCGGTCAAGGAGGGCGACCTCATCGCCGAGATCGACGCCCAGTCCCAGGAGAACGCCCTGCGCATCGCCGAGGCCGACCTGGAGAAGATCAAGGCCGAGCGGGCAGCCAAGGTGGCCACCCTGCAACAGGCCCAGTCCGAGTACACCCGCCAGCAGAAGATGCTCAAGTCCAAGGCCACCTCGCGCCAGGATTACGAGGACGCCCAGGCCACCCTGGCCGAGACCAGGGCGGACATCGCCTCCCTGGACGCCCAGATCGTGGCCGCGGCCATCGACGTGGACACGGCCAGGGTTGACCTCGGCTACACCAAGATCACCGCGCCCATGGACGGGGTGGTGGTGGCGGTCGTCACCAAGGAGGGCCAGACCGTGAACGCGGCCCAGTCCACGCCGACCATCGTCAAGCTGGCCCAGCTCGACACCATGACCGTGGAGTCCGAGGTCTCCGAGGCGGACGTGGTCCACGTCAAGCCCGGCCAGAAGGTCTATTTCACCATCCTCGGCGAGCCGGACAACAAGTACGAGGCCACCCTGCGGAGCATCGAGCCCGCGCCTTCGTCCATCCTGACGGACGACGACGGCACGACCACCAGCTCCAGCGACGAGGCCATCTACTACAACGCCCTGTTCGACGTGGCCAACCCGGACCACAAGCTGCGCATCTCCATGACCGCCGAGGTGACCATCGTGCTCGACGAGGCCAGGAACGTCCTGCTTATCCCCGAGAGCGCCCTGGGCGACAAGGACAAGCAGGGGCACTACTCGGTCCGAGTCCTGACCCAGGACAACCGGGCCGAGGTCCGCGGCGTGCGCACGGGGCTCTCGGATTCGGTCAACATCCAGGTCCTGGACGGCCTGACCGAGGGCGACCTGGTCATCCTGGGCGAGGCCGATGCCGACACCGTGGTCAGCCAGTCGAGCCGCCGCCACGGGCCCATGGGGTTCTAA
- a CDS encoding MacB family efflux pump subunit, producing MPLLHIENLRKEYPAGDQPMAVLKDVNLSIEAGEMVAIVGASGSGKSTLMNILGCLDSATSGTYRIAGRDVSELDADELARLRREHFGFIFQRYHLLSSLTALDNVEMPAIYEGMAPAARRKRAAELLRRLGLGDRINYRPGQLSGGQQQRVSISRALMNGGQVILADEPTGALDSHSGRETMNLLTELNAEGHTIVVVTHDMEVAAFARRIIEIRDGEIISDRANEAAPPAAPAASRPEPVKRNAVAWLDQARELLRMALSAMAAHKLRTFLTMLGIIIGIASVVSVVALGQGSQQRVLNDISAIGTNVIDIFPGEDFGDRRSGNIHTLVPSDADVLARQSYVDSVTPKVSTSVDLRYRNVDVDASVSGVNELYFRVYGYEMDQGRSFDADMVRKIGQVAVIDQNTYKRLFSAGEQVVGKVIILGSVPCRIIGVTKAKQTFGPNSDSLNIWVPYTTAMHRMIGQSYLGSITVRVKDGAPMQAAEQGINHLLTRRHKLKDFFIMNTDTIRKTIESTTQTMTLLISAIAVISLVVGGIGVMNIMLVSVTERTREIGVRMAVGARRGDIMSQFLIEAVLVCLLGGVLGILLALGVGVLVAESGSSYTMVYSTASMVLAFVCSTLIGVAFGYLPARSASRLDPVDALVRE from the coding sequence ATGCCGCTGCTGCACATCGAGAACCTGCGCAAGGAATACCCGGCGGGCGACCAGCCCATGGCCGTGCTCAAGGACGTGAACCTGAGCATCGAGGCCGGGGAGATGGTCGCCATCGTCGGGGCCTCGGGTTCGGGCAAGTCCACGCTGATGAACATCCTGGGCTGCCTGGATTCCGCCACCAGCGGGACCTACCGCATCGCGGGCCGGGACGTGTCCGAGCTGGACGCCGACGAACTGGCGCGGCTGCGGCGCGAGCATTTCGGCTTCATCTTCCAGCGCTACCACCTGCTTTCCTCGCTGACGGCGCTGGACAACGTGGAGATGCCCGCCATCTACGAGGGCATGGCCCCGGCGGCGCGCCGGAAACGGGCGGCCGAGCTGCTCCGGCGGCTGGGCCTCGGGGACCGCATCAACTACCGGCCCGGCCAGCTTTCCGGCGGCCAGCAGCAGCGGGTGTCCATCTCGCGCGCCCTGATGAACGGCGGTCAGGTCATCCTGGCCGACGAGCCCACCGGGGCCCTGGACAGCCACAGCGGCCGCGAGACCATGAACCTTCTGACCGAACTCAACGCCGAGGGGCACACCATCGTGGTCGTGACCCACGATATGGAGGTGGCCGCCTTCGCCCGCAGGATCATCGAGATCCGCGACGGCGAGATCATCTCGGACCGGGCCAACGAGGCCGCGCCCCCGGCCGCGCCCGCCGCGAGCCGTCCGGAGCCGGTCAAGCGCAACGCCGTGGCCTGGCTGGACCAGGCGCGCGAGCTGCTGCGCATGGCCCTGTCGGCCATGGCCGCGCACAAGCTGCGCACCTTCCTGACCATGCTCGGGATCATCATCGGCATCGCCTCGGTGGTCTCGGTGGTGGCCCTGGGCCAGGGCTCGCAGCAGCGCGTGCTGAACGACATCAGCGCCATCGGCACCAACGTCATCGACATCTTTCCGGGCGAGGACTTCGGCGACCGCCGGTCCGGGAACATCCACACCCTGGTGCCCTCGGACGCCGATGTCCTGGCCCGGCAGTCCTATGTGGACAGCGTCACGCCCAAGGTCTCCACCTCGGTGGACCTGCGCTACCGCAACGTGGACGTGGACGCCTCGGTCTCGGGCGTGAACGAACTGTACTTCCGGGTCTACGGCTACGAGATGGACCAGGGTCGGTCCTTCGACGCCGACATGGTCCGCAAGATCGGCCAGGTGGCGGTCATCGACCAGAACACGTACAAGCGGCTGTTCAGCGCGGGCGAGCAGGTGGTGGGCAAGGTCATCATCCTGGGAAGCGTGCCCTGCCGGATCATCGGCGTGACCAAGGCGAAGCAGACCTTCGGCCCCAACAGCGACTCCCTGAACATATGGGTGCCGTACACCACGGCCATGCACCGCATGATCGGCCAGTCCTACCTCGGCAGCATCACCGTGCGGGTCAAGGACGGCGCGCCCATGCAGGCCGCCGAGCAGGGCATCAATCACCTCCTGACCCGCCGGCACAAGCTCAAGGACTTCTTCATCATGAACACGGACACCATCCGCAAGACCATCGAGAGCACCACCCAGACCATGACCCTGCTCATCTCGGCCATCGCGGTCATCTCCCTGGTGGTCGGCGGCATCGGGGTGATGAACATCATGCTCGTGTCCGTGACCGAGCGGACCCGCGAGATCGGCGTGCGCATGGCCGTGGGCGCGCGGCGCGGCGACATCATGAGCCAGTTCCTCATCGAGGCCGTGCTGGTCTGCCTGCTGGGCGGCGTCCTCGGCATCCTCCTGGCCCTGGGGGTGGGCGTGCTCGTGGCCGAAAGCGGCAGCAGCTACACCATGGTCTATTCCACGGCCTCCATGGTCCTGGCCTTTGTCTGCTCCACCCTCATCGGCGTGGCCTTCGGCTACCTCCCGGCCCGCAGCGCATCGCGCCTGGACCCGGTGGACGCCCTGGTCCGCGAATAA
- a CDS encoding efflux transporter outer membrane subunit, translating to MHRYIVSLLLLLLPLSGCGALLKTDFTPPETTTPAQWTASAAEVSPAATWPTDFGDPALTRLVALALERNNDLAAAAIKVRKAQYQAGLAWEDMTPNLSASLGTDSEKSLKRGGWDTDYSAKFGISWEADLWGRLSSARDSAEWEALATEQDRQGTALSLVGTTMKLYWGIAYDNVRLQLSESNIESSRQTLALTESQERWGAASSLEVNQSRQDLASLLATNQTLRQARQEDINALAVLFDMPPGKTMADPETLSMAALPPIPAGLPAQLLGRRPDLRAAELRLREYLADTDAAKADFYPPLTLTGSLGSASTELSDLLNNPVAALVSSLTFPFLNWNTLQLQLKVSQADFDEAVVNFRQTLYEAMKEVEDALSNRDRLAERANHLAENLTAAREVERIYEVRYKAGSGTLKDWLDAQDTRRIAEQSAAENLYSRLTNYVTLYQALGGEPPRTETVAQTK from the coding sequence ATGCATAGATACATCGTTTCGCTCCTGCTTCTCCTCCTGCCCCTGTCCGGTTGCGGGGCGCTGCTCAAGACCGACTTCACCCCGCCGGAGACGACCACGCCCGCGCAGTGGACCGCGTCCGCCGCCGAGGTCTCCCCGGCCGCGACCTGGCCCACGGACTTCGGCGACCCGGCCCTGACCCGGCTGGTGGCCCTGGCCCTCGAGCGCAACAACGACCTGGCCGCCGCGGCCATCAAGGTGCGCAAGGCCCAGTACCAGGCCGGACTGGCCTGGGAGGACATGACCCCGAACCTGTCCGCCTCCCTGGGCACGGACAGCGAAAAGTCCCTCAAGCGGGGCGGCTGGGACACGGATTATTCCGCCAAGTTCGGCATCAGCTGGGAGGCCGACCTGTGGGGCAGGCTCTCCAGCGCGCGCGACTCGGCCGAGTGGGAGGCCCTGGCCACGGAGCAGGACCGCCAGGGCACGGCCCTGTCCCTGGTGGGCACGACCATGAAGCTCTACTGGGGCATCGCCTACGACAACGTGCGGTTGCAACTCAGCGAGAGCAACATCGAGTCGTCCCGGCAGACCCTGGCCCTGACCGAGTCCCAGGAGCGGTGGGGCGCGGCCTCGTCCCTGGAGGTCAACCAGAGCCGCCAGGACCTGGCCAGCCTGCTGGCCACCAACCAGACCCTGCGCCAGGCGCGCCAGGAGGACATCAACGCCCTGGCCGTGCTTTTCGACATGCCGCCGGGCAAGACCATGGCCGACCCGGAGACCCTGTCCATGGCCGCGCTTCCGCCCATCCCGGCGGGACTGCCCGCCCAGCTCCTGGGCCGCCGCCCGGACCTGCGCGCGGCCGAGCTGCGGCTGCGCGAGTACCTGGCCGACACGGACGCGGCCAAGGCCGACTTCTATCCCCCCCTGACCCTGACCGGCTCGCTGGGCAGCGCCAGCACCGAGCTGTCCGACCTGCTGAACAACCCCGTGGCCGCCCTGGTCTCCAGCCTGACCTTTCCGTTCCTCAACTGGAACACCCTGCAGCTGCAGCTCAAGGTCTCCCAGGCCGACTTCGACGAGGCCGTGGTCAACTTCCGCCAGACCCTGTACGAGGCCATGAAGGAAGTCGAGGACGCCCTGTCCAACCGCGACCGCCTGGCCGAGCGGGCCAACCATCTGGCCGAGAATCTGACCGCCGCCCGCGAGGTGGAGCGGATCTACGAGGTCCGTTACAAGGCTGGCTCCGGAACTCTCAAGGACTGGCTGGACGCCCAGGACACCCGGCGCATCGCCGAGCAGTCCGCGGCCGAGAACCTGTACAGCCGGCTGACCAACTACGTGACCCTGTACCAGGCCCTGGGCGGCGAGCCGCCCCGGACGGAGACCGTGGCCCAGACCAAATGA
- a CDS encoding molybdopterin-dependent oxidoreductase, with protein MNEKARLSRREFLSVAAGTVVAIGLPGLFATVAEARQAELAGLLRPDGRPRVPPGQTVIERIEDMGGRPGSPRPEDFALRVQGEVATPLELDFQGLMDLGQQDFTCDVHCVTGWTLLDAAWRGVSLSTILDRAQPTADARFVVFQAAHGYTTSIPLTEASKPDVFLAHSLFGAPLPGPNGGPVRGVVPDRYFYKSAKWVEGIKIVARDERGYWEKRGYSNSADPWKEERYSR; from the coding sequence ATGAACGAGAAAGCCCGATTGTCCCGGCGCGAGTTCCTGTCCGTGGCCGCCGGAACCGTGGTCGCCATAGGTCTGCCCGGCCTGTTCGCCACGGTGGCCGAGGCCCGGCAGGCGGAACTGGCCGGACTGCTCCGGCCCGACGGACGCCCCCGCGTCCCGCCGGGCCAGACCGTGATCGAACGCATCGAGGACATGGGCGGCAGGCCCGGCTCGCCCCGGCCCGAGGACTTCGCCCTGCGCGTCCAAGGCGAGGTCGCGACCCCGCTTGAACTCGATTTCCAGGGGCTCATGGACCTCGGCCAGCAGGACTTCACCTGCGACGTCCACTGTGTGACCGGCTGGACCCTCCTGGACGCCGCCTGGCGCGGCGTGTCGCTCTCCACCATCCTCGACCGCGCGCAACCCACGGCGGACGCCCGGTTCGTCGTCTTCCAGGCCGCCCACGGCTACACCACGAGCATCCCGCTGACCGAAGCCAGCAAGCCGGACGTGTTCCTGGCCCACAGCCTGTTCGGCGCGCCCCTGCCCGGCCCCAACGGCGGCCCGGTGCGCGGGGTGGTCCCGGACCGCTACTTCTACAAGAGCGCCAAGTGGGTGGAAGGGATCAAGATCGTCGCCCGCGACGAACGCGGCTACTGGGAAAAGCGCGGCTACAGCAACTCCGCCGACCCCTGGAAGGAGGAACGCTACTCGCGCTAG